A stretch of Acidimicrobiales bacterium DNA encodes these proteins:
- a CDS encoding metal-sensitive transcriptional regulator: protein MSSTRGYTMKKDDYAKRLSRIEGQVRGIRRMIDEDTYCIDVLTQVSAVTKALQAVAIGLLDEHVRHCVRNAVADGDEVALDTMITEATRAVERLVKA, encoded by the coding sequence ATGAGCTCTACCCGCGGCTACACCATGAAGAAGGACGACTACGCCAAGCGCCTCAGTCGGATCGAGGGCCAGGTGCGGGGGATCCGGCGCATGATCGACGAGGACACGTACTGCATCGACGTCCTGACGCAGGTGAGCGCGGTGACCAAGGCCCTCCAGGCGGTCGCCATCGGCCTGCTCGACGAGCACGTCCGGCACTGCGTGAGGAACGCCGTGGCCGACGGCGACGAAGTGGCGCTCGACACGATGATCACCGAGGCGACGCGGGCGGTGGAACGGCTGGTCAAGGCGTAA
- a CDS encoding heavy metal translocating P-type ATPase, whose protein sequence is MTTETDTTTSAPATSVDLLIGGMTCASCAARIEKRLNKLDGVTATVNYATEQARVAVPDGVTADDLIAQVEAAGYTARLPRPPARPAAADGGASDATTAERGAEGDETAPLRRRLLTSLVLTVPVIAMAMVPALQFDGWQWISLTLAAPVVTWGALPFHRAAWVNLRHAAATMDTLISVGVLAAFGWSLYALLWGTAGEIGMTHGFSWTADRGDGAGQIYLEVAAGVTLFILAGRYFEARAKRRSGAALRALLELGAKDVAVLRDGVETRIPVEQLLVGDRFVVRPGEKVATDGQVEEGTSAIDASLLTGESLPVEVAPGDSVTGGTVNAGGRLVVRATRVGADTALAHIARLVQDAQAGKAAVQRLADRVSAVFVPIVIALSVATLGFWLTAAADDPATVAFTAAVAVLIIACPCALGLATPTALMVGTGRGAQLGILIKGPEVLESTRRVDTIVLDKTGTVTTGRMALVDVVTSDGTTTEEALRLAGSLEDASEHPIARAIAAGARARGVELDSVESFASTQGLGVEGVVDGHAVVAGRRRFLADRAIGVPDELRAAGDAAEAEGRTPVLVAWDGEAPAVLVVSDTVKETSAEAVAMLRQLGLRPVLLTGDNERAARAVAGEVGIDEVIADVLPEEKVDVVRRLQAEGRVVAMVGDGVNDAAALAQADLGLAMGTGTDAAIEASDLTLVRGDLRSAADAIRLSRRTLATIKGNLFWAFAYNVAALPLAAAGLLNPMIAGAAMAFSSFFVVSNSLRLRRFKAR, encoded by the coding sequence GTGACCACCGAGACCGACACCACCACCTCCGCGCCGGCCACCAGCGTCGACCTCCTCATCGGCGGGATGACGTGCGCGTCGTGCGCCGCCCGCATCGAGAAGCGGCTCAACAAGCTGGACGGCGTCACCGCCACCGTCAACTACGCGACCGAGCAGGCCAGGGTCGCCGTGCCCGACGGCGTGACGGCCGACGACCTCATCGCCCAGGTCGAGGCCGCCGGCTACACCGCCCGCCTGCCCCGGCCACCGGCGCGGCCGGCAGCCGCCGACGGCGGGGCGAGCGACGCGACCACGGCCGAGCGAGGGGCGGAGGGCGACGAGACGGCGCCGCTGCGCCGGCGCCTGCTGACCTCCCTCGTCCTGACCGTGCCCGTCATCGCCATGGCCATGGTGCCCGCCCTCCAGTTCGACGGGTGGCAGTGGATCTCGCTGACCCTCGCCGCCCCCGTCGTCACGTGGGGGGCGCTGCCGTTCCACCGGGCCGCCTGGGTCAACCTGCGCCACGCGGCGGCCACCATGGACACGCTCATCTCCGTCGGCGTGCTGGCCGCCTTCGGGTGGTCCCTGTACGCCCTGCTGTGGGGCACCGCCGGCGAGATCGGCATGACCCACGGGTTCTCGTGGACGGCCGACCGGGGCGACGGCGCCGGGCAGATCTACCTCGAGGTCGCCGCCGGCGTCACCCTGTTCATCCTGGCCGGCCGCTACTTCGAGGCCCGGGCCAAGCGCCGGTCCGGCGCCGCCCTGCGCGCCCTGCTGGAGCTGGGCGCCAAGGACGTGGCCGTCCTGCGGGACGGCGTCGAGACCCGCATCCCCGTCGAGCAGCTGTTGGTGGGCGACCGCTTCGTCGTCCGTCCCGGTGAGAAGGTGGCCACCGACGGCCAGGTGGAGGAGGGCACGTCGGCCATCGACGCCTCGCTGCTCACCGGCGAGAGCCTCCCGGTGGAGGTCGCCCCCGGCGACTCCGTCACCGGCGGGACGGTCAACGCCGGCGGCCGCCTGGTGGTGCGGGCCACCCGGGTCGGCGCCGACACGGCGCTGGCGCACATCGCCCGCCTGGTGCAGGACGCCCAGGCCGGCAAGGCCGCCGTGCAGCGCCTGGCCGACCGGGTGTCGGCCGTCTTCGTGCCCATCGTGATCGCCCTGTCCGTCGCCACCCTCGGCTTCTGGCTCACGGCCGCTGCCGACGACCCCGCCACCGTCGCCTTCACCGCCGCCGTGGCCGTGCTCATCATCGCCTGCCCGTGCGCCCTCGGGCTGGCCACGCCCACCGCCCTCATGGTGGGGACGGGCCGCGGCGCCCAGCTGGGCATCCTCATCAAGGGGCCCGAGGTGCTGGAGAGCACCCGCCGGGTCGACACCATCGTCCTCGACAAGACCGGCACCGTAACCACCGGCCGCATGGCCCTGGTGGACGTGGTCACCTCCGACGGCACCACCACCGAGGAGGCGCTGCGCCTGGCCGGGTCGCTGGAGGACGCCAGCGAGCACCCCATCGCCCGGGCCATCGCCGCCGGTGCCCGGGCCCGGGGCGTGGAGCTCGACTCGGTGGAGTCGTTCGCCAGCACGCAGGGACTCGGCGTCGAGGGCGTCGTGGACGGCCACGCCGTGGTCGCCGGCCGCCGGCGGTTCCTGGCCGACCGCGCCATCGGGGTGCCCGACGAGCTCCGGGCCGCCGGCGACGCCGCCGAGGCGGAGGGCCGTACGCCGGTGCTCGTCGCCTGGGACGGGGAGGCCCCGGCCGTTCTCGTCGTGTCCGACACGGTCAAGGAGACGTCGGCCGAGGCGGTCGCCATGCTCCGCCAGCTGGGCCTGCGGCCCGTCCTGCTCACCGGCGACAACGAGCGGGCCGCCCGTGCCGTCGCCGGCGAGGTCGGGATCGACGAGGTCATCGCCGACGTGCTCCCCGAGGAGAAGGTCGACGTCGTGCGCCGCCTTCAGGCCGAGGGCCGGGTCGTCGCCATGGTCGGCGACGGAGTCAACGACGCCGCTGCGCTCGCGCAGGCCGACCTCGGCCTGGCCATGGGCACCGGCACCGACGCCGCCATCGAGGCCAGCGACCTCACCCTCGTCCGGGGCGACCTGCGATCGGCGGCCGACGCCATCCGCCTGTCCCGCCGCACGCTCGCCACGATCAAGGGCAACCTGTTCTGGGCGTTCGCCTACAACGTGGCCGCCCTCCCGCTCGCCGCCGCCGGCCTGCTCAACCCGATGATCGCCGGCGCCGCCATGGCGTTCTCCAGCTTCTTCGTCGTTTCCAACAGCCTGCGTCTCCGGAGGTTCAAGGCCCGATGA